A region of the Deinococcus aquiradiocola genome:
GCATGGCCGTTTTTGACGATGCGGACGGCGCCGCAGTGCGGACACGTAAGCTCGTTCATGGTTCATTGAACCACTGTCGTGCCCAAGAGTCCACGACCACCCGCCTGCATGAGTTGACTCGCCGTGCATACCGCGCTATATTCTCTGCATCACCGCCCGAGAGGGCGGTTTTTTGTTGCCTTGCCCGCCTGCTTCAGCCGATCACGGCGAGGGCGGCGCGCACCACGTTCAGGTCGTGCAGCACCTGTGGCCGCCCGTGCCGGGCGAGGGCCTCCAGTCGCGTGAGCTGCGTGGACAGTTCCTGCTGCAGCAGGGCGTCGCGGGCGCGCAGCAGGTGTGGTCCGTACCGGCGTGCGGCGTCGGCGGGCAGGTCGGCGTAGGCGGGGTCAGGCCCGGCGTGCCGCTCCAGGCGCAGGACCGGGTAGCGCCAGAAGCCGCGCGCGAGCCGTTCCGTGACGAGCCAGTACCCGTGCTCCTGCGCCCAGCCGCGCAGTAGGCCGGGGTCGTCGTTCGGCTGCAGCACGAGCGCCCCCGGTACGCGCCCGCCCGCCCGGCCGCGCCCCAGGATGCCGAGCATGGTGCGTGCCCCCATGCCGGTCAGGCTGACGCTGTGCAGGTCCTGCGGCCCGAGCGGGGCGAGGCCGTCCCCGAGGTGCAGGGTGGCGCGGTCCTGCAGGCCCGCCTGCTGCACGGCGGTCCGGGCCACGGCGAGCGGCCCGCCGGTCTTCTCGACGATCACGGCGTGCCGTGCCCGCCCGGACCGCAGCAGGGCGAGCGGCAGGGCCGCGTGGTCCGAGCCGATGTCCGCGTGCCGGTCCGCCTGCACGAGTTCCGCCGCGGCACGCAGGCGCTCGTCCAGGCCCGCGAGCGCGTCCGTCCCTGCCTCCCCGAGGTGCGCGTCCGTCCCTGCCTCCCCGAAGTGCGCGTC
Encoded here:
- a CDS encoding tRNA (adenine(22)-N(1))-methyltransferase, which encodes MTDGPTTDPASPPPPVGKTGTDAHFGEAGTDAHLGEAGTDALAGLDERLRAAAELVQADRHADIGSDHAALPLALLRSGRARHAVIVEKTGGPLAVARTAVQQAGLQDRATLHLGDGLAPLGPQDLHSVSLTGMGARTMLGILGRGRAGGRVPGALVLQPNDDPGLLRGWAQEHGYWLVTERLARGFWRYPVLRLERHAGPDPAYADLPADAARRYGPHLLRARDALLQQELSTQLTRLEALARHGRPQVLHDLNVVRAALAVIG